The Streptomyces sp. NBC_00286 nucleotide sequence CCTCGACGAGGAGCGCCGCTACTACCTGGAGCGGGAGATCGAGACCGAGCTCGCCCAGGTGTCTTGGGCGCCGCGCGTGAACGTCTCGGCACACACGGGCCGCCATATGGAGAAGCTGGTCCCGGCCATCGAGACCGCGCTGGCCGGCTGGGAGACCCGCGTCCCGACCGGCCGGTTGAACGCCTTCCTCGGTGAACTGGTCGCCTCACATCCGCACCCGATCCGGGGCGGCAAGCAGCCGCGCATCCTGTTCGGCACGCAGGCGGGCACAAAGCCCCCGCGATTCGTGCTCTTCGCGTCCGGCTTCATCGAGCACGGCTACCGGCGCTTCATCGAGCGCCGCCTGCGCGAGGAGTTCGGCTTCGAGGGGACGCCGATCCATATCTCCGTGAGGGTGCGCGAGAAGCGCGGCAAGAAGAAGTGAAGTAACGGGCGCCTGAGGCGAGTTGAGCTGAGGTGCAGAAAGGGGCCTCCTGCTGGTGCAGGGGGCCCCTTCCGTACGTACGAGATGTTCCGTATGTACGAGACGTACGAGCAGCCGCGTCAGCGTTCCTTACGTGGCCAGGGCTGCAGCGCCGGGATCAGCCCCGAGGCGTGCTGCCGCGCGACCGGCTGCCAGCCGCCGGTGGTCGTGCCGCGGCCGCGCGAGGCCGAACGTCCGCTCGTCTGCGGCACGGTCCCGAAGGCGGTAAAGCCCAGCTCCTCCTCGCCGCTGCGATCGCCCGGCAGGGCACGGAAGGACCGGCGGAACTCCGCGTAGAGCGCGTCGTAGATCGGCGTGGCCGAGTTTCCGGAGGAGTCCTGCGCCGGCCGCATGGCCGGGATCGGGGCGGTGTACGGCAGGCGACGGGGGGCTTCGTAGGTGTGCACGTACGTGCCAACGACCTTGCGCCTCATCGGATGCGCCCGACCTGGGCTGACGTGCGTCACCTGGAGACGCCGGGGACGGGAGCGCCCCTCAGGGGCGCGGGGCTGTATCAATTTGCGGCTCCGCCGCGATGGGGGTCCCCCCGCTCGAGCGCAGCCGAGAGTGGGGGAGCGACCAGCCCCAACGGACCCGCAGTTGACCCACCGGTCTCAACACCCCGAACCCAGCGGAGCGATCACGTTCCAGCAAGCGGCATCGCGCAAGCCACCAGCTTCCCGTTCGCCGCCGCCTTGTCGAGGGCCTCGCGGAGCAGGTCCTCGCGGGGCTGGCGGCCGATCGAGCCCGCGGGGGCCGCGAACAGCAGCACCTGCTGGTGCTTGTTGGCGGCCTGCCGCCAGTTGTCGGTGACCTGGAGCGGCTGGTGGGCCTGCCACCAGGCGACCGGCGAGCCGCCACCGGTGCCGGGCTGCAGGACCGCGTGCAGCTGGCCCATGGCGAGGAGCACGGACCAGCCGTGCAGCACGCGCGGCACTTCGGTCAGCTGAGGCAGCGGCATGAAGCCCTGCTCGATGAGGAGCGGCAGGAAGTCGTCACCGCCGCCCGTCGTGCCGGGTCGCGCGATGGGCCCGGTCGGCTCGACCACGAGCGCGGGGTGCAACTCGCCGCCGAGCAGGACGAGTCCGCTGGTGACACCGAGGACGGCCTGCTCCGGCATGGCCTCGGCGGGGCGTTCGTGCCCGGTGCCCGCGTCCTGTCCGGTGATCGAGCGGACGGCGCCCTGCAGCTGCTCTTCGGTGACCTGGACGACCTGCGAGGGCAGGCAGGTGGCGTGGGCGAAGGCGAGGACGGCGGTCTCCTCGCCGATGAACAGGACGGTGCTGGTGCGCTCCTGTTCCGAGTCGCCCGGGGTGCGGCAGGACGTGCAGTCGTAACTGCCCGGGGCGTTCTCTCCGGCGAGCAGCCGGTCGGCTTCTTCGTCGCCGATCTCGGCGCGTACGTCGTCGCTGACGTCGAGCATGCGCGGCACGGGTGGCTCCTCGGGATGCGGTGCGTGCGTCGCCGGGCGGCTCCCGGCTCATGAAGCGGGAGGGTTCCCGGTTCATGAAGAAGACAACGGGCGATCTGTGGCCGGAGTCACGCCCGGGAGCGAACGGAATCGAACCATCCTGCGCGCACCGTGAGTCCGGCAGCGGAATCTGCTACTCCATGCCAACTTCTCGGATATCCAAGGAAGTTGATCCGGTGAGGTGGGTCACAGACCGTCGGGAGTCGAGGTCGACAAATCCGGATATCGGCGAATGAAGTGGGTGGCTGGAATTCGCCGATACTGCCGGTAACGGCGAACTGGCCTGGAATGACAAGGATTTGGTTGATATCGGGCCGCTCGGCTCCATAGATTCCTCGGCCGTGTGCAACGAGCACCGCTCGGGTACGTCCGCCGGCCGCACCACAGCCAGCTCGAAGCACCACCGTCGGCGGACGGGGCGGAGCGGAACGACCGCGGCCAAAGGGCGGCGAGTTCCGTCCCGCCTTGGGGGACCCCGAGTCCTTCGAGAGGGAAATACATGTCCGGTTGTGCCGACAACACTCGCAAGGTTCGTACGACCGCGGTCTTCGCCGGGGCGGCACTGCTCGCCCCCCTCGGACTGCTCGCCGCCGGCGGCAACGCCGCAGCGGCGGACGGCGGAGTGTGGGATCGCATCGCACAGTGCGAGAGCGGCAGCAAGTGGAACATCAACACCGGTAACGGCTACTACGGAGGACTCCAGTTCTCCGCGGCCACCTGGCGCGCGTACGGCGGCACGGCCTACGCGTCGACCGCCGACAAGGCCTCCAAGGCGCAGCAGATAGCTGTGGCCACCAAGGTGCAGCGCGCGCAGGGCTGGGGCGCCTGGCCCACCTGCTCCGCGCGGGCCGGAGCGACCGGCAGCGCGCCCGCCGCGCCCACGCCCGGCACGCCGAAGGCCGCCCCGTCCAAGCCCGCGAAGCCGTCGAAGGCGCCGGCCCGCTCGACGAGCCACACCGGCCGCGACGCGTCCCGCGGCGACTACACCGTCCGCGCCGGCGACACGCTGAGCGCCATCGCCGCACGGCACGGGACCACCTGGGAGCGGGTCTACGCCGCCAACAAGGCCGCCATCGGCACCGATCCCAACGTGATCGTCCCAGGGCAGCGGCTCAACATCTGAGCCTCTCCCTCCTGCCCTCGTTCCTGCCCTCGGGGCGCTGGGCCCCATCCGGTCGTCCGACCGGGTGGGGCCCCATCCGCCTCAGGCGCGGCTCAACGGACCGCCTCTGCCGCCTGCTTAGCGTGGCCGAATGCTGATCAAGCGCATGTGGTACGCGGCTGCCGTCGCCGTAGCCCTGACCCTGCTCGCCCCAGCCGAGGCGGCTCCCGCGCCACCGCCTCCGGCGCCCGGTCCGCCGGGCGTGGCCCGGGCGGCGTACGCCTGTGAGAAGGACCAGTGGCCATGGGGCTGTGTCGCCCAGTGCGAGAGCAGTGGCCGCTGGGATGTGAACACCGGAAACGGCTTCTACGGAGGTCTGCAGTTCCAGCAGTCCACCTGGGAGCTGTTCGGCGGCCTGAAGTATGCGAGGCGCGCGGATCTGGCCACCCGTCAGGAGCAGATCACCATCGCCGAGGAGGTGCTGAGCGTCCAGGGGTGGGAGGCATGGCCCGTCTGCTCCAAGAGGTACGGACTCAAGGGCCGGGCACATGTGGTGAAGCCCGGCGACACGCTCTCGGGACTAGCCGACCGCTACAAGATCAAGGGTGGCTGGCAGGCGCTCTACCAGCTCAACAAGCAGACCGTCGGGAAGGATCCGGACCGGCTGACTCCCGGCATGATGCTGAGCCTCCCGAAGGGGGCTGCCTCCGGGCGGGCGGTCACTCCCGGTCCGGTGCTGATGGGTCCTCCGCTGCCAGCTCCGCCGCCTCGCCGCTGAACACGATCTCGCCACGCCGGAGTTCGTACACGACTGCCGCCCTGCCGACCAGGCCGGGCGGCACTCGCTGTTCGGCGACGATCACACAGGCGTCGAGGCCGCCGAGCAGTTCGTACGTGCGGGCCGCGACCGGCGGTGACATGCCCTGCGCGGGCTCGTCGACGAGCACCACGCGCGCGCGTGCCAGGAGGGCGCGGGAGAGGGCGAGCATGCGTTGCTCTCCGCCGGAGAGGGTGCCGGCCTTTCTGTCGAGCAGGGGGTGCAGGGCGGGGTAGGCGTCGAGGGCGGATTCGGAGTGGCCGCCGGTGGCCGCGAGTTCGAGGTTCTCGCGGACGGTGAGCGAGCCGAAGACGGCCTGCCGCTCCGGGACCAGGCACAGTCCGCGGCGGGCCCGTTCGTATGCGGGCATCCGCGTCACGTCGGTGCCGTCCCACACCACGGCGCCGCGGGACAGGGGGACGGTTCCGGCGAGGGCGCGCAGTGCGGTCGTACGGCCCGAGCCGTTGCGGCCGAGCAGGACGGTGAGGCCGGGGGCGGGCGCCAGGAGGGTCACTCCGTGCAGGGCCTCCAGCGGGCCGTACCGCACGCGCGCGTGGCGCAGCGAAATGCCGGTGCTCATGGTTCGACCGCCGTGTCGACGCCTTGGAGATTGTCGAGTACGTGGCTGGCGGGGCCGGAGGCCACGATGCGACCCGCCGACATGACGTGCACGGTGTGGGCCAGGTCGGCCACCAGGTCGAGGTCGTGCTCGACGACGAGCAGGGCCATGCCGTCGGCGGCGAGGGCCCGCAACACGCGGGCCAGCGCGGCCACTTCACCCGTGTCGAGCCCCGCGGCGGGCTCGTCGAGGAGCAGGACACGCGGGCTGCCCGCCAGGGCCCGGGCGAGTTCGACACGCCGCAGGGTGCCGGTCGGCAGCCCCGCCGCCGGCAAGGCCCGTACCGCCCCGTCGAGCCCGAGCAGCCGCGACACACGCTCCACGGCACCCGGATCCACGACTCGTCCCTGCTCGGCCCCGACCCGCACGTTCTCGGCCACCGTCAACGTCGGGAAGACGGCGAGCTGTTGAAACGTCCGCGCCACCCCGAGCCGCGTACGAGCGTGGGCGGGCAGCCGCGTCACATCCCGCTCCCCGAACGTGACCCGCCCCGAGTCGGGCCGCACGGTCCCGGCAAGACAGTGGAACAGGGTGCTCTTCCCGGCCCCGTTGGGCCCGACGACGGCGGTGACCATGCCCGGCTGAAGCTCGAGATCGACCCCGTCGAGGGCGGTGAACCCGCCGTAGGTGACACGCAGGCCGCGGGCGCGGAGGAGACGCCCGGCGGGCCTGGGCCGCGGCTGCGGGGGCGACGTGGGGCCGCCGGCGGTTGGGGCGCCCGGACCGCCCGGCCTGGCGGGGCCGCTTGCCCTGGCTGGGCCTGGCGCGCCAGGTTCTGCGGCTTGGCTAGGCGCCGGGCGGCCAGGGCCGGTGGCTTTTCCGCCGGGTTCGGGTGTCTCGTTCGGGTCGTGGGTGGTGGCCCGGTGGGCCGAGTCTTCTGGGCTGTCGGCTTCGGCGGGGCCGCTTGCCCTGGCCGGGCCTGGCGCGCCAGGTTCCCCGGTTGGGCCGGGCGCCGGGCGGCCTGGGCCGATGGGCGTGCTGCCCGGTTCGGGTGTCCCGCTGGGGCCGTGGGTTGTGCGAGGGCGGGATGAGCCTTCTGGGCTGCGGGCTTCGGCGGGGCCGCCCGGCCCGGTGGGACCGCATGCCTCGGCTGGGCCTGGCGCGCCAGGTTCTGCGGCTTGGCTAGGCGCCGGGCGGCCAGGGCCGGTGGCTTTTCCGCCGGGTTCGGGTGTCTCGCTCGGGTCGAGGGCCGTCCCCCGTCGGGCCGTACCACCCAGGGCGCCCGACCCCGTGGCACCGCCCGCCCCAGCGGGCCCGGACGCCCCCGCCGAAACTCCCGTAGCCCCCGCCGCGACCCGCGGTGCCCGCCGCGACGCGGGCGGCTTCGGCCGGAGCCGTCTCCGTACCCGCGCCCCCAGCGGCGTGAGCGTCGCCTCTCGGCGCAGCCGGAGGCGTTCCGCGGCCAGACGCAGCGCCTCGTAGGGGCCGCCCGGGAAGCGGCCCACCAGTACCGCCAAGAGGCCGATCAGGGCGGCGGCCACGCCGCCTCGGGTACCCGCGTCCAGGCCCACCAGGAGCGCCGCCGCGGCCAGTGCGCCCAAGACGCTGTCGGCACCCAGGACGACGATTGCGGCGAACCAGAGGAGGCCGCGTACGGGGTCGTATGCGGCGGGGTCGAAGGCGCGTAGGCCCATGCCGAGCATGCCGCCGCCCAGGGCGGCGAGGGCTGCGCCCGCTACGAATGCCGTCAGTTTCAGGGCGGGGACGCGGACGCCCGCTGCCGACGCGCCTGCCTCGTGGTCGCGCATGGCCGCCAGGGCGCGGCCCGTGCGGCCCCGGCGCAGTGCGTGCGCGGCTAGCAACGCGCATGCCAGGAGGGCGAGTTCGAGCACGTAGTACGTGCGGTCGTTCTCGAAGCCCGCGGGGCGGCCCAGCGTCAGGCCCGCCGTCGCGTACGGCTGGGCGAAGACGAAGCGGCTGACGCCGACGCCCACCGCGAAGGTCGCCAGGGCGAGGGCCAGACCGTGCCGGCTGATGGCGGGCCAGCCGGTCAGCAGGCCGAGGGGAGCCACCAGCAGGACGGCGACGGCCAGCGCGGCCAGTTCGGGAAGCTCTGGCAGACCCGGGAAGCGGCCCGCCGCCAGCAGTGCCGTGAAGAGGGCGCCGAGACCCGCGTACGCCGCCTGGCCGAGCGAGATCTGGCCGCCGCGGCCCGTCACCACGACCAGGGAGAGAAGCACCACGCCCAGCGCCGGGACCTGTACGGACGTATGCAGATCCCGGCCCGCGAAGCCCAGGGGGATCAGGAAGAGGACCACGGCCACTATCCACGCGCCCGGCGGTGTCGCCACCCGCGCGGTCGCGGTGCGCGGCAGCGCGTCCCGGGCGCCGATCCCCGGCAGTGCCAGCGCCGCGATCAGCAGGGCGACGACGAAGAGGTTCGCCCCCAGCGCCTGCACCAGCGGCTCGCGCCAGCCCGACGGGTGCAGCCGCGTCAGCTGGCTCTGGGCGACCCCGATGCCCAGCGCCACCACCACGGCCACGGGCAGATTGCGCATCCGGGCGGCCACCGCGACCGCCACCACCTCCATGACCAGCAACGGCAGACCATACGGATCAAGGCGTACGTACGGCGCCAGGAGCACCCCCGTCAGTCCCGCCGTGAAAGAGCCGAAGGCCCAGCCCGCCGCGGCCACCCGGTCCGCATCGATGCCGCCGAGGACGGCGAGCGAACGGTCGTCGACCACGGCCCGCAGCTCCCGCCCGAAGCGCGTCCAGCGGGTCATCGCCCCCACGCCCACGGCCAGCACCAGCGTCACCGCCAACTGCCCCCAGGGATCCGCCGATACGAGCGTCGGCGCGTCCGAGTGGGCGCCCGGCCCCCAGATCAGCGCGGCCCCGCCGACCAGCAGCACGAACACGCCGATCGAGGCGACCAGCGTCTGCGCCGGGTCGCTGCCCAGGACGGACAGCGGACGGAAGACGAAGCGTTCCAGGACCAGGCCGATGCCCGGCGCCACCACGAGCAGGGTGAGCGCGGCCGCGAGCGGAAGCGGCCAGTCCCATTCGACCGTGAGCTGGCGCAGCAGATAGGCGCACACCATCGCGATCGCGCCGTGCGCGAAGTTGAGCACGCCGGTCGCCCGGTGGGTGACGATCAGCCCGATCCCGGTGAGCGCGGCGGCGGCGCCGACGGAGAGCCCGGCCAGCGTGAGGTCGTACGTCAGGGACGCCATCAGTCGTCCGCTTCGGACGACCGGTCGTCCGAGGCGGCGGGCTCACAGATCGGGCAGGGGTCCAGTTCCCCGCGCGCGAGGACCCGCGAGTCGACCGGCAGCGCGTCCGCCTTCCCGGCGACCAGGGGGCAGTCGGCCCGGTGCCACAACGTGCCGCCCGGCACCATCAGCAGCTCCCCGCTGACGGCGACGGGCGCCGCCGCGGCCTGCCCGGACTCGTCGGCGTCGGCGGGCTCGGCGGCCACCAGGAGCCCGTACAGCTCCTCCACGCGCGCCGCCGCGAGGGCGTTCCTGCCGTGCGTGAGCAGCACCGCGCCCGCGATGATCAGCGCGGCGCCGGGCACCGTGCAGGACGCGAGATAGGGCAGCTGCCGCTCGGCGAACCGCTCGCCCGAGATCCCGTACCAGCCGATGACGCACAGCACCGCTCCGGCGGCGAGCGCCGCCCACCCGGCCCAGAGGACGGGGTGCACAGTCCGCAGTCGAGCAGTCCGCATCGGAGCTCCTACGTCGCGTGTCTGTCCATGTCAGCCAATGGCTTGCACTATGCCCTTTGGAAGCTGACCCTGAAAGCACCGGGCGCACATGGCCCGGACCGACACCCGGTGGTGAGCCAGATGGTTCTCGGCAGCGACCTCAGGCGGGGAAGCGGCAAGCGGATGCGTGGTCCCGGACGGCGTACGGCGGCGTGGCTGGCGGCCGCGGTCCTGGTGGCGGGACCGGTCCTCACGGCCTGCGGGGACGACAGCGGCGGCGGCGACACGACGCCGGCGACTCCCACGGTGGAGCAGGAACCCACCCCCGCCGAAGAGAGCCCCACGGCGCCGGAGGACGCCGCGGCGGCGGAGCGGGAGATCAAGGAGAACTGGGTGAAGTTCTTCGACCCCGCCACCCCCCTCAAGGAGAAGCAGGACTACCTGGAGAACGGCGACCAGATGGCCCCGGTCCTCCAGGCCTTCAGCGGTGACGAACGCGGCGGGCAGGTGCAGGCGGAGGTCACCAAGGTCGAGTTCACCTCGGCGACCGAGGCGGACGTGACGTACACCCTCACCCTGAAGGGCGCCACGGTCATGCCCAACGCCAAGGGGACGGCCGTCGAGCAGGACGACGTGTGGAAGGTCTCCGTCAAGACGCTGTGCGGCCTGGTCGGGCTGAGCGGCAATGCGTCGCCGCTTCCGGGCTGCTGAGTGCGCCGTCGCGGGCCTGCTGCTCCTGCTGGGCACGGCCTGCGGCAGCCGCCTCCCGGAGAGCGACTTCGAGAACCGGCCCGACGACAACGCCCCCACCCGGGCCGGCGGCGAGCCGGTCCGCGTCGGCATCGTCACCAGCGCCACCAGCCCGGTCGGCGGCGACGCGTTCACCGGCCCGCGCGACGGCGCGAAGGCCTACTTCGAGCGGCTGAACGCACGGGGCGGCATCGACGGCCGCCGCGTCGAGATCCGTACGTGTGACGACGGCGGCAGCGGCGTCGGCAACAACGAGTGCGTGCACAAGCTCCTCGACGAGGAGAAGGTCGTCGCCCTGGTCGCGGGCTCGTCTCTCGACTACGCGGGCGCTTCCCGTGTCTCACGCGCGCGCGTGCCCGACATCGGCGGACAGCCCATCGGCCCGGCGTACGACACGTATCCGCACCTCTACAGCATCTACGGCAGCCTCGCGCCTCGGAACGGGAAGCCCGGCTGGGACGGCAAGCTGTACGGCGGCACCGAGGTCTACCGCTACTTCAAGCGCGAGCAGGGCGCCCGTACGGCGGCGGTCGTCTCCTACAACCAGCCCGCCTCGGCCGCGTACGCGCGGCTCATCACCCGGGGCCTGAAGGCCGAGGGCTACAAGGTGGTCACCGAGCAGGTCGACTTCTCGCTGCCCAACTTCCGCGCCGTGGCGGCCGATCTGAAGGAGCAGGGCGCCGACCTGGTCTTCGACGCGATCGACTCGTACGGCAATGCCCAGCTGTGCAAGGCCATGGACGACGTCGGCGCCGAGGTCCTCGCCAAGGTCACCAATGTGCAGAACTGGTCGTCCACCGTCCGCGAGGACTACAAGGACTCGCCACGCTGCCGCAACGCCCTGTGGGCGACGGGCTCCAGCCGCAACTTCGAGGACACGGACCATGAGGCCGTACGGGAGTTCCGCGATGCCACGAAGGACCTCAAGACCCATTCCCAGTGGCAGCTGGAGGGCTGGGCGGCGGCGATGTGGTTCACCGACGCGGCCGAGTCGTGCGCCGAAACGGGCATCACGCGCGCGTGCGTCGACCGCTTCGTGGCCGAGGGGAAGCCGTATACGGCCGACGGCCTGCTGCTGCCGGTCTCCTACGAGCGTCTGCCCGAGCCACCGGAGACCCGCAGGACCTGTGTGTCCGTGGCCCGTTGGGGGGACGCGGAGGGGTGGGTGAGCCAGGGCGACATGAACAGCAACTGTTTCGACGTACCGCAGCTGGCCTACGAGCCGTGAGGTTCACGCTCCCGGCGAGGCCCTCTACTTGCCCGGATGTATGAAGATGACGAAAGGTTCCGTGCATCTGTTACCAAAAGGGAAACTGTTAGGGAACAAGATGATGATGGAGCTCAACCATCTCCCAGTGGCCCAGGTCTAACCACGCGGTAGCGGACGAGACAGGGGATTCGGGGACGCATGCATATTTCTTTCCTGATACACAACGCGTACGGGATCGGGGGGACGATCCGGACGACGTACAACCTCGCCGGCACGCTCGCCGAGCAGCATGACGTCGAGATCGTCTCGGTGTTCCGCCACCGCGACGAGCCGGTCTTCGCACCCGATCCGCGTGTCCGTCTGCGCCACCTCGTCGACCTCCGCAAGGAGAGCCCGGGATACGAGGGCGAGGACCCCGACAACAAGCGTCCTGCCAGGGTCTTCCCGCGTGCGGAGGGCCGCTACGACCAGTACAGCGCCCTCACCGACCGCCGTATCGCCGAGCATCTCGCGCAGGTCGACGCCGATGTCATGGTCGGCACCAGGCCCGGCCTGAACGTGCATCTGGCCCGGGAGACCCGGCGCGGCCCGATCCGGGTCGGTCAGGAGCACCTCACGCTCGACAGCCACTCGACCGCCCTGCGCGAGGAACTGCGCGGCGTCTACCCCCGGCTCGACGCGCTCACGACGACCACCGAGGCGGACGCCGGCGCGTACCGCAAGAAGATGCGGCTGCCCGGCGTACGCGTCGAGGCCGTGCCCAACTCCGTGCCCGCGCCCGGCATCCAGCCCGCGGACGGCTCCGGCAAGTGGGTCGTGGCGGCTGGGCGGCTCGCCCCGGTCAAGCGGTACGACCTGCTGATCAAGGCCTTCGACCGGGTACGCGGAGAGCGGCCCGACTGGCGCCTGCGCATATACGGCGGCGGCAAGCAGAGGGACAAGCTGCGCGCCCTCATCGACGACCTGGGGCTCTACAACCACGTCTATCTGATGGGCCCCGCCCACCCCATCGAACCCGAGTGGACCAAGGGCTCCATCGCAGCCGTCACCTCCAGCCTGGAGTCCTTCGGCATGACGATCGTCGAGGCCATGCGCTGTGGTCTGCCCGTCGTCTCCACGGACTGCCCGCATGGCCCGGGGGAGATCATCGACAACGGTGTCGACGGACGACTCGTCAAGGTCGGCAGTGTCAAGGCCATCGCCGACGGCCTCCTCGAGCTGATCAACGACGACGCGCTCCGCCACCAGATGGCGAGCGCGGCCCTCAAGGACTCCGAGCGCTTCGATCCGAGCCGGATCGCCGAACGCTACGAGTCGCTGTTCTCCGGCCTGGTCGCCCGCGGCGGCGGCTCGGCGGGCGGCCGGATGCGCGGCTCACTGCACCGCACCCGCGCGGCGCTGCTCGGGGGTGCGTATGCCGTTCGGGATGCCGGACGCACGGTACTCAAGAAGGGGCACACCGCATGATGACGCTGGCTCCGCAGCCCGCGCCCCAGCACGCCGACGAGGACGCCGCCATGCCCCCGCGCGCCGACTGCATCGCCGACTCCGCGGGTGGGCTGACCTTCGACCTCACCGGGTCCGCCCGGTCTGGCGCCGCGTACCTGCTGCTGCGTCGCCGTGGCGGCGACGAAGAGGTCAGTCTGCCGCTCACACCGGCCGCCGACGGCCGGCTGCGCGCCACCCTGCCCAGCAGCGTCGAACTGCCCGAGGGCCGCTGGGACGCCTACGCCCAGCTGGCCGACGGCGAGCCCCAGCGCCTGGTGCCCGGCATCAACGACCTGCGCGCGCTCGTCGACCGCGTCCCCGACGGCGACACAGGCGGCCGCATCGCCGTCCGTATCCCGTACGCCACCAAGCACGGCAACCTCACGGTCCGCAGCTGGCTGCGCGTCCCGCACGCCGAGGCGGGCGAACTGTACGTTAAGGAGGGGGAGTTGAGCGTACGAGGCCGACTGTACGGCGAGACGCTCACGCCGGACGCGTACGCCGAAGTGCGCGCCCGTCACGCACCGGAGACCACGCTGCGAGCCGACATCACGGCCGACCGGACCGAGTTCCGCTTCACGGTCGGCTACGGCGCCCTGACGGAGGGCGTCTGGGACCTGTGGCTGTGCCCGGCGGGGGACAGCGGGCCGCGGGTACGGATCGCCCGGCTGCTCGACGACGTCGCCGACAAGAAGCCGATCTTCACCTACCCGAAGGTCACGCTGAAGACGGAGCAGGGCGACGCGGTGGCGGGGCCGTACTACACGGCGGACAACGATCTGTCGGTGACCGTCACCGCGGTGAGTTGAAGCGCTCCTGACCGGACCGGGTCTGGGGCGGGGTGATCGCCGCGAACTGCGGGTGGTGGAGGTCGAAGGCCGGGGATTCGGAGCGGACCTTGGGCAGTGTGAGGAAGTTGTGCCGGGGCGGCGGGCAGGAGGTCGCCCACTCCAGGGAGCGGCCGAAGCCCCAGGGGTCGTCGACCTCCACCTTCTTGCCGTACTTGGCCGTCTTCCAGACGTTGTAGAGGAACGGCAGCGTCGACAGACCGAGCAGGAACGAGCCGATCGTCGAGACCGTGTTGAGCGCCGTGAACCCGTCGGCGGCCAGATAGTCCGCGTACCGGCGCGGCATGCCCTCCGCGCCGAGCCAGTGCTGCACCAGGAACGTGACGTGGAAGCCGACGAAGAGCGTCCAGAAGTGGATCTTGCCGAGCCGTTCGTCGAGCAGTTTCCCGGTGAATTTCGGCCACCAGAAGTAGAAGCCGGCGAAGGTCGCGAAGACGACGGTGCCGAAGACCACGTAGTGGAAGTGCGCCACCACGAAGTAGGTGTCCGTGACATGGAAGTCCAGCGGCGGTGACGCCAGGATCACCCCGCT carries:
- a CDS encoding transglycosylase family protein — encoded protein: MLIKRMWYAAAVAVALTLLAPAEAAPAPPPPAPGPPGVARAAYACEKDQWPWGCVAQCESSGRWDVNTGNGFYGGLQFQQSTWELFGGLKYARRADLATRQEQITIAEEVLSVQGWEAWPVCSKRYGLKGRAHVVKPGDTLSGLADRYKIKGGWQALYQLNKQTVGKDPDRLTPGMMLSLPKGAASGRAVTPGPVLMGPPLPAPPPRR
- a CDS encoding ABC transporter substrate-binding protein; the encoded protein is MRRRFRAAECAVAGLLLLLGTACGSRLPESDFENRPDDNAPTRAGGEPVRVGIVTSATSPVGGDAFTGPRDGAKAYFERLNARGGIDGRRVEIRTCDDGGSGVGNNECVHKLLDEEKVVALVAGSSLDYAGASRVSRARVPDIGGQPIGPAYDTYPHLYSIYGSLAPRNGKPGWDGKLYGGTEVYRYFKREQGARTAAVVSYNQPASAAYARLITRGLKAEGYKVVTEQVDFSLPNFRAVAADLKEQGADLVFDAIDSYGNAQLCKAMDDVGAEVLAKVTNVQNWSSTVREDYKDSPRCRNALWATGSSRNFEDTDHEAVREFRDATKDLKTHSQWQLEGWAAAMWFTDAAESCAETGITRACVDRFVAEGKPYTADGLLLPVSYERLPEPPETRRTCVSVARWGDAEGWVSQGDMNSNCFDVPQLAYEP
- a CDS encoding ATP-binding cassette domain-containing protein, translated to MSTGISLRHARVRYGPLEALHGVTLLAPAPGLTVLLGRNGSGRTTALRALAGTVPLSRGAVVWDGTDVTRMPAYERARRGLCLVPERQAVFGSLTVRENLELAATGGHSESALDAYPALHPLLDRKAGTLSGGEQRMLALSRALLARARVVLVDEPAQGMSPPVAARTYELLGGLDACVIVAEQRVPPGLVGRAAVVYELRRGEIVFSGEAAELAAEDPSAPDRE
- a CDS encoding glycosyltransferase family 4 protein, with product MHISFLIHNAYGIGGTIRTTYNLAGTLAEQHDVEIVSVFRHRDEPVFAPDPRVRLRHLVDLRKESPGYEGEDPDNKRPARVFPRAEGRYDQYSALTDRRIAEHLAQVDADVMVGTRPGLNVHLARETRRGPIRVGQEHLTLDSHSTALREELRGVYPRLDALTTTTEADAGAYRKKMRLPGVRVEAVPNSVPAPGIQPADGSGKWVVAAGRLAPVKRYDLLIKAFDRVRGERPDWRLRIYGGGKQRDKLRALIDDLGLYNHVYLMGPAHPIEPEWTKGSIAAVTSSLESFGMTIVEAMRCGLPVVSTDCPHGPGEIIDNGVDGRLVKVGSVKAIADGLLELINDDALRHQMASAALKDSERFDPSRIAERYESLFSGLVARGGGSAGGRMRGSLHRTRAALLGGAYAVRDAGRTVLKKGHTA
- a CDS encoding ABC transporter permease subunit; the protein is MASLTYDLTLAGLSVGAAAALTGIGLIVTHRATGVLNFAHGAIAMVCAYLLRQLTVEWDWPLPLAAALTLLVVAPGIGLVLERFVFRPLSVLGSDPAQTLVASIGVFVLLVGGAALIWGPGAHSDAPTLVSADPWGQLAVTLVLAVGVGAMTRWTRFGRELRAVVDDRSLAVLGGIDADRVAAAGWAFGSFTAGLTGVLLAPYVRLDPYGLPLLVMEVVAVAVAARMRNLPVAVVVALGIGVAQSQLTRLHPSGWREPLVQALGANLFVVALLIAALALPGIGARDALPRTATARVATPPGAWIVAVVLFLIPLGFAGRDLHTSVQVPALGVVLLSLVVVTGRGGQISLGQAAYAGLGALFTALLAAGRFPGLPELPELAALAVAVLLVAPLGLLTGWPAISRHGLALALATFAVGVGVSRFVFAQPYATAGLTLGRPAGFENDRTYYVLELALLACALLAAHALRRGRTGRALAAMRDHEAGASAAGVRVPALKLTAFVAGAALAALGGGMLGMGLRAFDPAAYDPVRGLLWFAAIVVLGADSVLGALAAAALLVGLDAGTRGGVAAALIGLLAVLVGRFPGGPYEALRLAAERLRLRREATLTPLGARVRRRLRPKPPASRRAPRVAAGATGVSAGASGPAGAGGATGSGALGGTARRGTALDPSETPEPGGKATGPGRPAPSQAAEPGAPGPAEACGPTGPGGPAEARSPEGSSRPRTTHGPSGTPEPGSTPIGPGRPAPGPTGEPGAPGPARASGPAEADSPEDSAHRATTHDPNETPEPGGKATGPGRPAPSQAAEPGAPGPARASGPARPGGPGAPTAGGPTSPPQPRPRPAGRLLRARGLRVTYGGFTALDGVDLELQPGMVTAVVGPNGAGKSTLFHCLAGTVRPDSGRVTFGERDVTRLPAHARTRLGVARTFQQLAVFPTLTVAENVRVGAEQGRVVDPGAVERVSRLLGLDGAVRALPAAGLPTGTLRRVELARALAGSPRVLLLDEPAAGLDTGEVAALARVLRALAADGMALLVVEHDLDLVADLAHTVHVMSAGRIVASGPASHVLDNLQGVDTAVEP
- a CDS encoding transglycosylase family protein, with product MSGCADNTRKVRTTAVFAGAALLAPLGLLAAGGNAAAADGGVWDRIAQCESGSKWNINTGNGYYGGLQFSAATWRAYGGTAYASTADKASKAQQIAVATKVQRAQGWGAWPTCSARAGATGSAPAAPTPGTPKAAPSKPAKPSKAPARSTSHTGRDASRGDYTVRAGDTLSAIAARHGTTWERVYAANKAAIGTDPNVIVPGQRLNI